The following nucleotide sequence is from Selenomonadales bacterium.
TATTGGGATGAGCGACGGCGAACTCGTCGAGGTAAAGAGCGGGCTTACGCTCGGCCAGACCGTTGCTTACGTTCGGCCGATCAGGGAGCAGCAGAACTTTGGCCCGGGGATGGGAGGGCAACGCTAAATGGGCGAACTGCTGTCGCTAAAGGGTATCGACAAGAGCTATTACGTAGGCGATGAAGAACACGAGGTGCTGCGCGATGTAACTCTAAGCATCGCGTCCGGCGAGATGGTTGCTGTGCTTGGGCCTTCCGGCTCAGGTAAGACCACACTCATGAATATCATTGGATGTCTCGATGAACCTAGCCGAGGCCAGTATACGCTAGACGGTACTGTGGTGAGCGAGCTTGATGCCTCTGCGCTGGCACGCATTCGCAACAGAAAAATCGGCTTCGTATTTCAGAACTTTCAACTACTGCCTCGTCTTTCCGCTTTTGGCAATGTAGAAACACCTCTCATCTACGGCGGGCTAAGCCAAGCTGACCGAAGGCGGCGCGTAGAGCAAGTGCTTGAGCAAGTCGGGCTTAGCCACAAGGCAGCAAGTTACCCTAATCAGCTCTCAGGAGGGCAGCAGCAGCGAGTGGCAATAGCTAGGGCTATGGTCACGGAGCCTGCCATTATCCTAGCCGATGAACCTACGGGTGCGCTCGACCAAAAGACAGGCCAGCAAATTATGGAGCTGTTTCATCAGTTCAATCGTGTTGGACGCACGATCATCATGATTACACACGACAAAGAAGTGGCGAAGCACGCGAGGCGTATCATCAATATCCTTGACGGTCGCATCACTCTGCAAG
It contains:
- a CDS encoding ABC transporter ATP-binding protein, encoding MLSLKGIDKSYYVGDEEHEVLRDVTLSIASGEMVAVLGPSGSGKTTLMNIIGCLDEPSRGQYTLDGTVVSELDASALARIRNRKIGFVFQNFQLLPRLSAFGNVETPLIYGGLSQADRRRRVEQVLEQVGLSHKAASYPNQLSGGQQQRVAIARAMVTEPAIILADEPTGALDQKTGQQIMELFHQFNRVGRTIIMITHDKEVAKHARRIINILDGRITLQGSERDA